Proteins co-encoded in one Kiritimatiellales bacterium genomic window:
- a CDS encoding DNRLRE domain-containing protein, which translates to MMCNVKAKMLAGLLCSVAISNAESFQLNLRTKQVKIFPAADACANSAAPDGFYGVTPDITVRNWEGGTSMKGYLRFKLPYDAAGRIQSVTLSMVRTEPATRELTYHLYGLKPDAPGQQWKEHGGATWNNAPGNDLSSGNTFSDDATGILSSATFDRGEKGDRIQFPGTAEFRNFLNEGGVYVTLMVAQDEDTGSLNRFASRENTTYEAPVLELTYAPNETTRLPRIDAAKKDKTGKKIFDYAEEVYFTPKADLAGGIKYVNSKIPVLTDFSGKDIVLGKFFYNGSIFLKLVNRQSKTAEISFSTYPLNLDVFLQDSDTDGETLLNGIVGFYEYSIPAGETVLLRFSKTGLTDNINIQAKLAARRAVALKTQSPPNLTKDPSTWGAVPIPLDFITSETMWRGTNDLSATAYAMWDDSYFYIGAVVQDDEDIVIPTTQSGQNNSTDNPDREPTDAAIINDILVRDFARLVEGQDSVKMGDKVEFALVEKRISGYNTAKNLVVEKRSRKGGQTFYASAIPWTALKISNPAEGRWLGFSVLTHDYDTERYNIAQWASGVIWRKNSALLGMIYLAGRSDTENAIEKCSDIVSLKWEPAAIGCDEPLNISISGSKAVSQHIKTITVQVLDDAGRVIGTPAVSGSSPWSSVWTPENLPDGKYKIRATLDVKDRIRTAEREILIATEAKEQARRLIDSAASEYAAVYSGRTDETAQRAGQSLENARRLFGLGRFTIAADCAHQVSAWCRIGTYDVPVPAIDSGVVQQTRLTSTPQTVHGVSVWETSTHWCAGNNRIIAKIRKSNMALESGWANGPDNVWQTSNNTADLVFSTPDGKKGIRLADAKVKTAYLSTGENSAGFQIHAGSFSALQGSNAVVKIEVTLFENTDEFTVTLFPSDSTDQNRLISASYPHAQQLDPGAGHSAVIPVYGGCMIPSDWPSTVNLSHDGIFWVAPTWMALIKAERALLFFPETPYDISTRFSHTLGTPSLAAINWQSCWGELRYPRRMRYVLQAEGDHVTVSKRFRQYAIDAGYYRSLNDKIAENPSIEARIGAPVVLTGLYSTLDRVAQGKYNVASWSGRINAAQKLAERSLNKAYVHHTQWTSLFAPGDDGIILYSSYGVYFPPNEAAGGWPGLGNFSQALANQNWVLGLYSNFRDFDPHSPAWNEAWTKKGANGLSVRRRNPVTPSSFISAKEVADNKLVTAYYNEFVTNNISTNALNQIYLDVFAAVPLREDYDPRHPMTREQTAHYQREVMKEARGLGLTVITEHYADWAVPYQDASWQVMPPAYGIAVPVFQMIYGDAIIAPYNITETGDEHWLRCLLFRQVPRIEFFPSDKLLNWVEILCKVHAAVAKEEMVMHRFLDRDKKVQETEFSNGAKIKIDLNRNAYQITGIPGFSGTEQLLPQ; encoded by the coding sequence ATGATGTGTAATGTTAAAGCAAAAATGCTGGCAGGGCTGCTGTGTTCGGTTGCGATCAGCAATGCGGAAAGTTTTCAGCTTAATCTCCGCACCAAACAGGTAAAAATTTTTCCGGCGGCGGATGCATGTGCAAACTCGGCGGCACCGGACGGATTTTACGGGGTCACGCCTGATATAACGGTCAGGAACTGGGAAGGCGGAACTTCAATGAAAGGCTACCTCCGGTTTAAACTGCCGTATGACGCCGCCGGCCGCATTCAGTCTGTAACATTGTCGATGGTGAGAACAGAGCCGGCAACCAGAGAGTTAACATATCATCTGTATGGTTTAAAGCCGGATGCCCCCGGTCAGCAGTGGAAAGAGCACGGCGGCGCAACCTGGAACAATGCTCCCGGCAATGATCTTTCCAGCGGGAATACGTTTTCCGATGATGCGACAGGAATATTAAGTTCAGCCACATTTGACCGCGGTGAAAAGGGAGACCGGATTCAGTTCCCCGGTACTGCTGAATTCCGTAATTTTTTGAACGAGGGCGGTGTATATGTAACACTCATGGTGGCGCAGGATGAAGATACCGGTTCATTAAACCGGTTCGCGTCCAGAGAGAATACAACATACGAAGCGCCTGTGCTGGAACTGACGTATGCTCCGAATGAAACGACGCGTCTGCCCCGGATTGATGCGGCGAAAAAAGATAAGACCGGCAAAAAAATATTCGATTATGCCGAGGAGGTTTATTTCACTCCGAAAGCGGATCTGGCCGGCGGGATCAAATATGTAAACTCTAAAATACCGGTGCTGACGGATTTTTCCGGAAAGGATATTGTGCTGGGAAAATTCTTTTACAATGGAAGCATTTTTCTCAAGCTGGTCAACCGGCAGTCAAAGACTGCGGAGATATCTTTCAGTACGTATCCGTTGAATCTGGATGTGTTTTTACAGGATTCAGATACAGACGGAGAAACGCTGCTGAACGGCATCGTCGGATTTTATGAATATTCGATTCCTGCCGGTGAAACTGTTTTGCTGCGGTTTAGCAAAACCGGGCTGACGGATAATATTAATATTCAGGCAAAACTGGCCGCGCGCCGTGCCGTAGCGTTGAAAACCCAAAGTCCGCCGAACCTTACTAAAGATCCGTCAACCTGGGGCGCCGTTCCGATACCGCTTGATTTTATAACTTCAGAAACCATGTGGCGCGGAACAAATGATTTGTCTGCGACAGCGTATGCCATGTGGGATGACAGCTATTTTTATATCGGTGCCGTGGTTCAGGATGATGAAGATATTGTTATCCCTACAACACAGTCCGGACAGAATAATTCGACTGATAATCCCGACCGCGAACCGACGGATGCGGCAATAATTAATGATATTCTTGTGCGCGATTTTGCCCGGCTGGTCGAGGGGCAGGATTCAGTTAAGATGGGTGACAAAGTGGAGTTCGCTTTAGTTGAAAAACGGATATCCGGATATAATACAGCTAAAAATTTAGTGGTTGAAAAGCGGTCGAGAAAGGGCGGACAGACGTTTTACGCCTCCGCGATCCCCTGGACAGCGCTGAAGATTTCAAATCCGGCGGAAGGGCGCTGGCTTGGTTTTTCTGTTCTGACACATGATTATGATACGGAACGGTATAATATTGCGCAATGGGCCAGCGGAGTGATCTGGCGGAAAAACTCCGCACTCCTCGGGATGATTTATCTGGCGGGACGCAGTGATACAGAAAATGCGATTGAGAAATGTTCAGATATTGTTTCGTTAAAATGGGAGCCGGCCGCAATCGGGTGCGATGAGCCGCTTAACATCTCAATTTCAGGCAGCAAGGCGGTAAGTCAGCATATAAAAACAATTACGGTGCAGGTGCTGGATGATGCAGGCAGAGTTATCGGTACTCCGGCTGTTTCCGGTTCTTCCCCCTGGTCGAGTGTCTGGACGCCGGAAAACCTGCCGGATGGCAAATATAAAATCAGAGCGACGCTGGATGTCAAAGACCGGATACGTACAGCGGAACGCGAAATTTTAATAGCAACCGAAGCAAAAGAACAGGCGCGCAGACTGATTGACAGTGCGGCTTCTGAATATGCGGCAGTATATTCCGGACGCACGGATGAGACGGCACAGCGCGCAGGGCAATCGTTAGAAAATGCCCGGCGGCTCTTCGGACTGGGACGCTTTACGATTGCAGCTGACTGCGCGCATCAGGTCAGCGCCTGGTGCCGGATAGGCACCTATGACGTGCCTGTTCCGGCGATCGATAGCGGTGTTGTGCAGCAGACCCGCTTAACATCGACACCGCAAACTGTACATGGTGTTTCTGTGTGGGAAACTTCAACGCATTGGTGTGCCGGGAATAACAGAATCATCGCTAAAATCCGGAAAAGTAATATGGCGCTGGAATCCGGCTGGGCAAACGGGCCGGATAATGTATGGCAGACTTCAAATAATACAGCCGATCTTGTGTTCTCTACACCGGACGGAAAAAAAGGTATCCGGCTGGCTGATGCCAAGGTGAAAACGGCCTATTTGTCAACCGGAGAGAACAGCGCCGGATTTCAGATTCATGCCGGCAGTTTTTCAGCGCTGCAGGGATCCAATGCCGTTGTGAAAATTGAGGTGACTCTTTTTGAGAATACGGATGAGTTTACTGTGACGCTGTTCCCGTCGGATTCAACGGATCAGAACCGGTTAATCAGCGCATCTTATCCGCATGCACAGCAGCTGGATCCGGGCGCAGGACATTCGGCGGTTATACCGGTTTACGGAGGATGCATGATTCCGTCAGACTGGCCCTCCACGGTAAATTTAAGTCACGACGGTATTTTCTGGGTGGCACCCACCTGGATGGCGCTTATAAAAGCCGAGCGCGCACTGTTGTTTTTCCCTGAAACTCCGTATGACATCAGTACGCGGTTCAGCCATACCCTGGGTACGCCGTCTCTGGCGGCGATCAACTGGCAAAGCTGCTGGGGAGAGCTGCGTTATCCCCGCCGGATGCGGTATGTGCTGCAAGCTGAGGGAGATCATGTAACCGTTTCAAAACGATTCCGGCAATATGCGATAGACGCCGGATATTACCGGTCGTTGAATGACAAAATTGCTGAAAATCCATCCATTGAAGCGCGGATCGGCGCGCCGGTGGTGTTAACCGGTCTTTACAGTACGCTCGACCGCGTTGCTCAGGGGAAATATAACGTAGCTTCGTGGTCCGGACGGATTAATGCTGCGCAAAAACTGGCGGAGAGATCATTAAACAAAGCATATGTTCATCACACACAATGGACCTCTCTGTTTGCTCCGGGTGATGACGGGATTATTTTATATTCTTCTTACGGAGTATATTTCCCGCCGAATGAAGCCGCCGGCGGCTGGCCCGGACTGGGGAATTTTTCTCAGGCGCTTGCAAATCAGAACTGGGTGCTCGGGTTATATTCCAACTTCCGGGATTTCGACCCGCACTCTCCGGCATGGAATGAAGCGTGGACTAAAAAAGGAGCGAACGGCTTAAGTGTCAGACGCAGAAATCCTGTAACTCCAAGCTCATTTATATCCGCCAAAGAAGTGGCAGACAATAAACTGGTTACAGCGTATTATAATGAATTTGTTACAAATAACATATCGACGAATGCGTTGAACCAGATTTATCTCGATGTTTTCGCCGCAGTTCCGTTGCGGGAGGATTATGATCCGAGACATCCGATGACCCGCGAGCAAACCGCGCACTATCAGCGGGAAGTCATGAAAGAAGCCCGCGGACTGGGTCTTACTGTAATTACTGAGCATTATGCGGACTGGGCAGTGCCGTATCAGGATGCTTCGTGGCAGGTGATGCCGCCGGCGTATGGAATTGCTGTGCCGGTTTTCCAAATGATTTACGGTGATGCAATCATTGCACCGTATAACATAACCGAAACGGGCGATGAACACTGGCTGCGGTGTCTGCTGTTCCGGCAGGTTCCCCGGATCGAATTTTTCCCCAGCGACAAGCTGCTGAACTGGGTGGAAATTCTCTGCAAAGTACACGCGGCTGTCGCCAAAGAGGAGATGGTGATGCACCGGTTTCTGGATAGAGACAAAAAGGTTCAGGAGACGGAATTTTCTAACGGCGCAAAAATCAAAATCGATCTTAACCGGAACGCGTATCAGATAACGGGAATCCCCGGATTTTCCGGAACGGAGCAGCTGCTGCCGCAGTAA
- a CDS encoding LacI family DNA-binding transcriptional regulator translates to MSQSNKALSEKKRVTLATIAKMAGVSTAVVSATLHCSKKGTIRVSAATEKKIKAIAKKEGYIPNQAARQLSLRCSKTWGVVCDSLPTELNSSRLALLHKTARDRGYRIIVEYYDRTRPDLDSLVGVFRNLGVDGVICLHHHFPNQHTLIPKLLTKHFEHVVFIDRPEISNPYFCGVDYVEAGRMAYRALNQHGARLGLIVKNLLWYAAPLLAEGFTEEWKIHSPKKLYDPVWIAEKPEENDKPLFTIATARRALNSWILPNKLTGIAVWNDDQASLLLNAISERKLEIPEDIAIIGLGNSKICELVRPTLSSIDLQIEQTITMAVEMLYQLCQGEIPVPKTHWISSSLHLRQSCPP, encoded by the coding sequence ATGTCTCAATCCAATAAAGCTTTATCCGAAAAAAAACGCGTAACACTGGCGACTATTGCAAAAATGGCAGGAGTTTCGACGGCTGTTGTAAGTGCGACGCTGCACTGCTCAAAAAAAGGAACAATTCGGGTTAGTGCAGCTACAGAAAAAAAAATTAAAGCTATTGCAAAAAAAGAAGGGTATATCCCCAATCAAGCTGCACGACAGCTGTCATTACGATGCAGTAAAACGTGGGGCGTTGTGTGTGATTCACTGCCAACGGAACTGAACTCCTCCCGCCTGGCATTACTGCATAAAACGGCGCGTGACAGAGGATATCGGATTATTGTCGAATATTATGACAGAACCCGCCCCGATCTGGATTCACTGGTCGGAGTGTTCCGGAATCTGGGAGTTGATGGCGTGATCTGTTTGCATCATCATTTTCCAAATCAGCACACGTTAATTCCAAAGCTGTTAACCAAACATTTTGAACACGTTGTTTTTATTGACCGTCCAGAAATATCGAATCCGTATTTTTGCGGAGTTGATTATGTTGAAGCTGGGCGGATGGCATACCGGGCGTTGAATCAACATGGGGCGCGCCTCGGACTGATTGTAAAAAATCTTTTATGGTATGCAGCACCTCTGCTGGCAGAAGGATTTACGGAGGAGTGGAAGATTCATTCTCCTAAAAAACTTTATGATCCGGTGTGGATTGCCGAAAAACCGGAAGAAAACGATAAACCGCTTTTCACAATTGCCACCGCGCGCCGGGCACTGAATTCATGGATTCTGCCAAATAAATTAACCGGCATTGCGGTATGGAATGACGACCAGGCGTCTCTTTTATTGAATGCGATTTCTGAGCGGAAATTAGAGATACCGGAAGACATCGCAATCATCGGTCTCGGAAATTCGAAAATCTGTGAACTTGTCCGCCCGACTCTGTCGAGTATTGATCTGCAAATTGAACAGACGATCACTATGGCAGTGGAAATGCTTTATCAGCTTTGCCAAGGTGAAATTCCAGTCCCAAAAACACACTGGATATCTTCCAGTCTTCACCTGAGGCAGTCCTGTCCGCCCTAA
- a CDS encoding ribulokinase, with protein sequence MKRYALGLDFGTESVRALVVDCETGREAAEATCAYAHGVITETLPGDSKKLISESALQCPADYMNGMLTVTRTVLEKVPANEIIGIGIDFTACTVLPIKSDGTSLCALPEFKNEPNAWVKLWKHHAAQPQADRVNEIAHARGEKFLEYYSGIISSEWLVPKCLETLERAPGVYAAADLFIEAGDWVVQQMTGAFTRNACAAGYKGMWSEELGNPSPEFLAALNPELAGLNDKLVAKIVAAGEEAGTISAAFAKLSGLQAGTPVSGAIIDAHSGVPGMGVSTAGPFCMIMGTSSCQMLPAEKLHLFNGYAGVVKDGILPGMYGYESGQAAVGDLFGWFTKKFMNQPIQEIEAKAAQLKPGESGLIALDWMNGNRSVLMDAGLSGMILGLTLSSKPEEVHRALIEATAFGTKIIVDSYVNNGVPVSELVACGGLIRFDLVMQIYADVLELPVKTAASGQAVALGSAIFGAVAAGKNRGGFDTVEEAVANMTKPATKTFMPNPAASKIYRELFAVYKRCHDIFGREEKQLMKALKQIKAVGTPR encoded by the coding sequence ATGAAACGTTATGCACTGGGTCTTGATTTTGGAACAGAGTCGGTTCGCGCGCTGGTTGTCGACTGTGAAACCGGACGTGAAGCGGCGGAAGCAACGTGTGCGTATGCTCACGGTGTAATTACGGAAACGCTGCCCGGCGACAGTAAAAAACTGATTTCTGAATCGGCGCTGCAATGTCCGGCAGATTACATGAACGGCATGCTGACGGTAACTCGCACCGTTTTAGAAAAAGTTCCGGCAAATGAAATTATCGGCATCGGGATTGATTTCACCGCGTGCACCGTTCTGCCGATAAAATCCGACGGCACGTCGCTGTGCGCACTGCCGGAATTTAAAAATGAACCGAATGCGTGGGTGAAACTGTGGAAACATCACGCGGCGCAGCCGCAGGCGGATCGCGTAAATGAAATTGCGCATGCGCGCGGCGAAAAATTTTTAGAGTATTACAGCGGCATTATTTCAAGCGAGTGGCTCGTGCCGAAATGTCTTGAAACACTGGAGCGCGCACCGGGAGTGTATGCCGCCGCCGATCTGTTTATTGAAGCGGGCGACTGGGTTGTCCAGCAGATGACCGGCGCATTTACACGCAACGCATGCGCCGCCGGGTATAAAGGCATGTGGAGTGAGGAACTCGGAAACCCATCGCCGGAATTTCTCGCAGCGCTGAATCCGGAACTCGCCGGACTGAATGATAAACTAGTCGCAAAAATTGTCGCCGCCGGTGAAGAAGCCGGAACAATTTCTGCCGCATTTGCAAAACTGAGCGGACTACAAGCCGGCACGCCGGTTTCCGGTGCGATTATTGATGCACACAGCGGCGTGCCCGGCATGGGCGTTTCCACCGCAGGTCCGTTCTGCATGATCATGGGCACGTCGAGCTGCCAGATGCTGCCGGCGGAAAAACTGCATCTGTTTAACGGCTACGCCGGCGTGGTAAAAGATGGAATTCTGCCGGGCATGTACGGCTACGAATCCGGCCAGGCCGCTGTCGGCGATCTGTTCGGATGGTTCACCAAAAAATTTATGAATCAGCCGATTCAGGAAATCGAAGCAAAAGCGGCGCAGTTGAAACCCGGCGAAAGCGGACTGATTGCACTCGACTGGATGAACGGCAACCGTAGCGTTTTAATGGACGCCGGACTTTCCGGTATGATTCTCGGTCTCACGCTCAGCTCGAAGCCGGAAGAAGTCCACCGCGCCCTGATTGAAGCCACCGCGTTCGGCACAAAAATTATTGTCGATTCATACGTAAATAACGGTGTACCGGTCAGCGAACTGGTGGCGTGCGGTGGACTCATTCGCTTTGATCTCGTTATGCAGATTTATGCCGACGTGCTTGAATTGCCGGTAAAAACGGCGGCATCCGGACAAGCCGTTGCGCTCGGCTCCGCAATTTTCGGCGCGGTCGCCGCCGGAAAAAATCGCGGTGGATTTGATACGGTTGAAGAAGCGGTTGCCAATATGACCAAACCGGCAACGAAAACATTTATGCCGAATCCCGCCGCATCAAAAATCTATCGCGAGCTCTTCGCTGTTTATAAACGCTGTCACGATATTTTCGGCCGCGAAGAAAAACAGCTTATGAAAGCGCTGAAGCAGATTAAGGCGGTAGGGACGCCTCGATGA
- a CDS encoding DNRLRE domain-containing protein — MKQHVLNVIFALLLCSGLLRGETVNLSPVADAHANSAAPNSYYGTSGELWVRSFSGTDALNSMKIYLRFKLPADVVSVTSAELTFIRTTAASTLPYRLYGLKPESAGQNWSETQLSWNNAPANNPASISEVTPDASGVLADVTWNAGVIGTAAVIPTTAELVSFLNRFSGGDEVTLILVQNQDSAQMNKLASRENTTYSGPVLTLTYSTGELKLFILH; from the coding sequence ATGAAACAGCATGTCTTAAACGTTATATTTGCACTGTTATTGTGCAGCGGTCTGTTGCGGGGGGAAACGGTAAATTTATCGCCCGTTGCAGATGCGCACGCCAATTCCGCAGCTCCGAATAGCTACTATGGAACAAGCGGTGAATTATGGGTCCGGAGTTTTTCCGGTACGGATGCACTGAATTCAATGAAAATATATCTCCGGTTTAAATTACCGGCTGATGTTGTATCAGTAACATCCGCGGAACTTACATTTATCCGGACCACCGCAGCAAGTACGCTGCCGTATCGTCTTTACGGCCTTAAGCCTGAATCTGCGGGACAGAACTGGAGTGAAACACAGCTTAGCTGGAATAATGCACCGGCAAATAATCCGGCGAGTATCTCCGAAGTTACGCCGGATGCCTCCGGTGTTCTGGCAGATGTGACCTGGAACGCCGGTGTAATCGGCACGGCCGCAGTGATCCCGACGACAGCAGAACTGGTCTCTTTTTTAAACCGGTTTTCCGGCGGCGATGAGGTGACCTTGATCCTGGTGCAAAATCAGGATTCCGCACAGATGAACAAGCTGGCGTCCAGAGAAAATACAACATATTCCGGCCCGGTACTTACATTGACGTATAGTACGGGTGAATTAAAACTTTTCATATTACATTAA
- a CDS encoding DNRLRE domain-containing protein, with protein MKKNINVKTIWVMVLLTGIFAAQAADLSPVADAFANSAAPAGFYGDGQELWVRSFDPGTINSMKIYLRFQLPADFSGVESAELVFTRTTDVSPPALPYNLHGLKKSVRNQKWKEHGGATWDNAPANNKTSTSGFTSDATKVLATADWEAGAAGTTVSIPGTKDLVDFLNGFSAGDVVTLMVAQNQETGKMNKLASRENKKYAGPVLKLVDKK; from the coding sequence ATGAAAAAAAACATCAACGTTAAAACAATATGGGTTATGGTATTATTGACTGGTATTTTCGCCGCACAGGCAGCCGACCTGTCGCCTGTTGCCGATGCGTTTGCTAATTCAGCGGCTCCCGCCGGGTTCTATGGCGACGGTCAAGAACTCTGGGTCCGGAGTTTTGATCCGGGGACTATTAATTCAATGAAAATATATCTCCGGTTTCAGCTGCCGGCAGATTTTTCCGGGGTGGAGTCCGCCGAATTAGTATTTACCCGTACAACAGATGTATCGCCGCCGGCACTGCCGTATAATTTGCATGGGCTGAAAAAAAGCGTACGGAATCAAAAATGGAAAGAACATGGCGGCGCAACATGGGATAATGCTCCGGCAAACAATAAAACAAGCACTTCCGGATTTACTTCTGATGCGACGAAAGTTTTAGCCACAGCGGACTGGGAAGCTGGCGCCGCCGGAACAACCGTAAGTATTCCGGGCACTAAAGATCTGGTTGATTTTTTAAATGGATTTTCTGCCGGGGATGTTGTGACGTTAATGGTGGCTCAGAATCAGGAGACCGGAAAAATGAACAAGCTGGCCTCCCGGGAAAATAAAAAATACGCCGGACCTGTTCTTAAACTCGTCGATAAGAAATAG